From the Microbacterium sp. W4I4 genome, one window contains:
- a CDS encoding DUF349 domain-containing protein translates to MSDDNAPKPTPPVPGPPRLAMPRMAAAPAAPVAAAAPVSSDAAEWGRVTDEGTVEVREGEDWRAVGQYPDGTADEALAYYARKFDDLAVKLGTLETRAQGGGSSASDLTKQATHLLGEAKDAAAVGDLVGLRTRIESLIASLSEATAREAEAAKAALDEAIAERTSIVEKAEAIAARDLEKVQWKQVTVEMTELFDAWQAHQQNGPRLSKGTAQQLWKRFRDARSTVDKARRSFFSELDDVHRAARDVKSRLVERAEALASRGVDGIPTYRNLLDEWKAAGRAGRKADDALWAKFKAAGDALYAARAEQSAAEEADSAPRIEEREALLVEAKAVADEADLKRARALLTRIQRQWDDVGRIFPREKERALDDRMRTIEQALKSREEVDWKRNNPETKARVGDMSSQLLEAIEKLEDELAAAEKAGDNKAVKEATEALAARRTWLSALGG, encoded by the coding sequence GTGTCTGACGACAACGCCCCCAAGCCCACGCCGCCCGTACCCGGTCCGCCGCGCCTGGCCATGCCCCGCATGGCCGCGGCTCCCGCAGCTCCCGTCGCCGCAGCGGCACCCGTCTCATCGGATGCCGCCGAGTGGGGACGCGTGACCGACGAGGGCACCGTCGAAGTCCGCGAAGGCGAGGACTGGCGCGCCGTCGGGCAGTACCCGGACGGCACCGCCGACGAGGCGCTGGCCTACTACGCCCGCAAGTTCGACGACCTGGCCGTCAAGCTCGGCACGCTCGAGACCCGCGCTCAGGGCGGCGGCAGTTCGGCATCCGATCTCACCAAGCAGGCCACGCATCTTCTCGGCGAGGCCAAGGATGCAGCCGCCGTCGGCGACCTGGTCGGTCTGCGCACCCGCATCGAGAGCCTGATCGCATCCCTCTCCGAGGCCACCGCCAGGGAGGCGGAAGCCGCGAAGGCGGCCCTCGACGAGGCCATCGCCGAGCGCACGAGCATCGTCGAGAAGGCCGAGGCCATCGCCGCGCGCGATCTCGAGAAGGTGCAGTGGAAGCAGGTCACCGTCGAGATGACCGAGCTCTTCGACGCCTGGCAGGCGCACCAGCAGAACGGGCCGCGTCTGTCGAAGGGCACCGCCCAGCAGCTCTGGAAGCGCTTCCGCGACGCCCGTTCGACGGTCGACAAGGCCCGCCGCTCGTTCTTCTCCGAGCTCGACGACGTGCACCGCGCCGCTCGCGACGTGAAGTCGCGCCTGGTGGAGCGTGCTGAGGCGCTTGCATCACGCGGCGTGGACGGGATTCCCACGTACCGCAACCTGCTCGACGAGTGGAAGGCCGCCGGTCGTGCCGGACGCAAGGCCGATGACGCGCTGTGGGCGAAGTTCAAGGCGGCCGGCGATGCACTCTACGCCGCTCGCGCTGAGCAGTCCGCGGCCGAGGAAGCCGACTCCGCACCGCGGATCGAGGAGCGCGAGGCGCTCCTCGTCGAGGCGAAGGCCGTCGCCGACGAGGCCGACCTCAAGCGCGCCCGCGCTCTGCTGACCCGCATCCAGCGGCAGTGGGACGACGTGGGTCGCATCTTCCCGCGTGAGAAGGAGCGTGCGCTCGATGACCGCATGCGCACGATCGAGCAGGCGCTCAAGTCTCGCGAAGAGGTCGACTGGAAGCGCAACAACCCCGAGACCAAGGCCCGTGTCGGCGACATGAGCTCGCAGCTCCTCGAGGCGATCGAGAAGCTCGAGGACGAGCTGGCCGCGGCTGAGAAGGCCGGCGACAACAAGGCCGTCAAGGAGGCGACCGAGGCGCTTGCCGCCCGCCGCACCTGGCTGAGCGCCCT